GAAATGGATCAAATTCTCTTcaaaattacatttatttagATACCAACCATTAATATTTCCACTTCATTAACATTGTTTCttgtagcaatacggccaggccgtcctatatgaataaaaaaaacttgtttcttgtgattaaaacataaattatagtACAGTTTGAAAGtatatatttaaacaaaactataaaacatactttttttggtaaaatgaGGACATCCTAATATGATACtagcaaaaattaaaccaaacacaaaagtATACCATAATTATCATCTTAATGCACACACTGTTTCAGTTAGATAGCAACGCGAAAAGGACGGAATAAGGTAGCTTCTTCAGTACTGCTGACATTGATGAGcccgtttgttttgcattagattgggttttgtttctgagTCACGGCGGCAGATATCGATCGACCGATTACCTCCGATCGAAACGCTCGGTTCTTAACGGGAGTTGGCTGTAATCCCGAAACACCCGTAACTGGATTGTGACGCACCAGTCCATCGATTCCGGTTAAGGCAGGCAGGGCAAAGATGTGCTTGGTAGGCGATGATGCCATGTACCGCGTCGTTGCCGATTTTACCACATTCAGTTTGTTGTGATGCCTTTGCTCGATTTCTGCCAGAAGCGTCGGTGCAACGTAGCTGTTTTGCACCAAGAACTTGTAGTTCTTAGCTAACGGTGGGATGCGATTGTGCGTTGCCGATGCCGACAGTATGGTCGTTTCGATGGTCGTTTTAGAtgaaggtttgttttgatactgctgttgttgctgcggtgGCCGATGGGGCAAGGGTGCAAGCTTCCGTTGTAGATTCACATTCCTGCTATGACGGTCGGCATTACCGTCCATATTGTTGTGCGTGATTGATTGTGCGCTGCAATTTCTACTCACACCAGACAGGGCGTGATAGTTCGCTGTGCCGACACAGTGGTTCGATATTAGCAACCCAAACGAACCTACCGAGACGACTGGCACCTGCGGTACCATCAGACTGTTGAGAGGTTTTACTTTGATGAACGGTTTGTCCATTCTATCTATGGCTTCCGATACCCCAACATCCATCCCGGAACGTCGTCCAGCTTTTGTTTGCGCCGATGCTTGATTGCTTGGCCGTTGCAGCTGGCCAGATTTAATGCACAGACATTTGTCCAGCTCGCAGGCACTAAGTAAACATTCCACATCTTTAGTCGCATGTTTGCTGGGTCTATCGCGGCCCGATCGTGATGAACGTGTCCGACTGGGGAGGGGTGGATCGATCATAAATATTTCCTCGTGAAACGGATCATTACCTTTCGCATGGACCGACTCGACGATAGTAATCGGTTTACCCGTAACACGTAGGAAGGGAAAGATGGAGGTCCATTCCAATATTTCTTCCCGCAGCTTGGCGTCGCAGGGGAGATCTTCTTCACCGTAAAACATTCGATCGATACGTTCCCATTCGTTTTGATTCTGCTTGATCGCATCCTCTGCCCATGGTATCGAACCAATGCTACTACGTCCTTGACTGCTCGTAAGCGACTCTCTTGACAGTTCCGTCAGTGTGTCGgattcttcatcatcatcatcgtcactaATTACGGTTTGGTCAAAGGATCTGGTGCGCTCATCGGAATGCTTCCTACGGTACAAttctttgttgttgctttgtgcCGACATGCTATGGCGAAGTTTATGGCCGTTTTTCCGAAAGGATCATCATTCTTCTGCTCCTTTCTTTCAGCTATAAATGCTGCCGAAAAAGAATGTTTTAGATGTGTTTAGTTAAACCCCTGAATGAATCATTTTTGCCGGAAGAAAgtatgtcttcttcttcttcttgtttttcttctgctcccGTTGTTTCCGgacaacacaaaaacgaacACTACTTCACCCCAAAGGAAAACTAACAACAGCAATCGGAATCGttgcaaaaatgcaaatgcattgGCTCACCTAGCACAATAGAATAGAGGACCAGGAACTATAGAAGGACGACGACAGCCAGAACTAGCAATGCAATTAGTCTTTTGTCCGATGAAGCACTTTGGACCTGCGGAAAAAATCAATACTGCACATGAGAAATCGAGACACCACTGTACACACTGTGCAGTCCAGAGGGCAATAAGACACACTTACACTTAATAACAGCTAAGACAAAATGGTTATCACTATCTATATCGTCGACAAAAGTTTGCTAAAATTTTACCGGAGACTgcacagcagcaaaagaatgattgttttgaaaGGGTTTTGTTTGGTCCGTactgttgttattattattgtgcACTCTACTTCGAGCACTTTTGACGTAGCGGGTGCTCGAGATTTGCTCTAGCAGTTTGTTCGACACAGCTTTTTGATCGAACTTcgaaaatttcctttttctctacGCGGTACATGTCCTAGGAAATCCAGCCGAACAAATTttagtgaaatatttcaacctTATGcagatttaaattgaaaagcgTTTCGCAGAGTTCTTGTTGATCACGTGTTAGCCTTCCGCTCGCTCATCATCACACAGCACCGTAATCTTAAAGCTTCCCATTTCGGACCAACTGGCTGCGCCGTttcatacaacaaaaaaaattcacaatgAGTTATTATAttcatcaatttctttttcttttttgttcttggtttggtttttctttgcattgAATTTTATAATTAACAATAAGTTTAACGTtaacaacatttttcatcgcGTCTCGCATACGTCATTagatggaaaaaaacacacggcaACTAAACAGCGTAGAAGATGTAGATGTGGGAAGGACGCATGTAGTAAAACTGAAAACTTAAACACACCGAGCAATATATAATCGTTCTCTGCTTATTTAACAAAGTATGTTTTAAAGTgtccgtctctctctctctctctctctctttctctctctctatctctttctatCTCACCGCGCGAATTTTCTATTTAAGAAGGGAGGGAACCGTTACAAAACTGtctcagcaaaacaaacacacacaaaaaaaccttaccCAACAGCAGAGTCGGGAGATACAATGAAGTAATATACgagagagcagcagcagtagcactaTGTCTTTTGTGTAATGTGTGTCCATAGTTTCACCTTTATAAATCTGCGCCGTGTCCATGATTTCCCAGGACCCAACGGGATTCGCTTTTCTTGTGTACTGTTTCCGTGTGTTTCGTGTTTCGTGTTTGGCCTATACCCCAACTGGATGGTGGTTTACATTAGCTGATTTAGTCAGGAGCGTCCCGTTTGTCTAATCTTGCATTTTTCTTAAGCTGCGGCTGCTAACTGCTGCGTGATGGCGTATTTTAATGCTATCGACGGTCGGATTCCGCGCTTTCGTCGTATGGCTACGTATGTATATTTGACTGTGTACTTCCTTCACCGCATTCGCATTCGATCGGAGCAATTCCGCAGGATGAAACTAAAGCCAATGTCTGTTCAAGATTTTGgataactttttctttttatacagATTTAGCCAGTCCATTGCCTCGTCCTGTCCTTTTCACAACACCGTGTATCGTgctgtgtttgtatgtgagaAGTATTGTTTTCGTGAGAATTATTTTTACGACCCTATTTACAATGTGTTTTAGCAATTTTCACATACCTTATACATACACTAAATTATTTCTCTAGCTGAAGTAGttatttttgtatgatttttttgtctgttttttgaaaaatctataaaaaaaGGAGTCTACCCTTGACGATTTGGTGCACAGACGCGcccatgcacacacgcacacaagttgcatgtttttttgtatgtttgtttgtttgttcaattttaattgtttagtGTTGTTGGTTtctagtttgttttgtttgcttcgttcGCACACGGTTAATCTTGCGGCTCTGGCTCGAATATGATGAATCCAGTGAAACAATACTGGCTACCGTGTGCTGTGTGCTCGTTACATGCTTCCGTTATCAGAGATATTATTGCGTGAAAATGTTatcctgtttttgttgttgttgttgttgtgtggggTATTCAGTGTTTAGTTAACTggatgtttgctgttttttttcttccttttttatgttccttCACTCCACTCGACGCACTATTGCATTTCGAAATTGTGATTGGTTGCAGGCAGTGGGTCGACCATATTCTGACCCTAACACCCCTCTTCCCCTCTACTGAcgttccggttttttttttcagtttcttCAACGGAACGGAAAGGGCTTATCAACGGATAACACACTACACCATATTTTGTGAACAGAGGCAGCAAAGTTTTGTATCTTACATCTCAAATACACTTAGAAAATATAATAACGGCTATTTCGATTTCAAATGTAGCGGCGGTGTTTTATCTCATGCAGTAATGAAGCGTTACGGGTAGCTTCCACCTAACAGCTGGATCGCTGATGACTACTTATCGCACTATAACTCTTTGCATGCGTGCTGAGGGAGGATGAGACTCCTCCCGACTATGGCGTACCgttagcttgtttgttttttgtttggttttaatgTATATATGTTGTATACGAAATTAATTACACTAGTCTAGAAGTACAAATCGCTCACCGTCGCACTACGTTCACTGGCGTctcgtgttttgtgttgtgtttcatATTTAATCCCGGTGTTAGTGTGCTGATTAGAGCTAGTAATCAAATATCTAGAGGCCCAACCAACGCGCTGCTTGTACCGGCTATCCCAGGCTTTTCCTCGTGCTGTCCAGTTTCGGCTATACGCTATTGGGGATTGTGGTTCCTTTCTGATAGTTATTTGTCACGCAGTAGGATGCTTCACTGTAGCAGCTTCCTGcttgtaataaataattacaaacAGATTCGCTTGGCTTGCTTTCACTGACCCCAGTCGCCCCATTTTTTTCATGTTCTTGGGGAAGGTTGTTCAGTGCATATGTTGAacacaatatttatttcatgtttATTTCGGTTTAGTTGTAGCGTTCCAGTATCTAAAAAACTgttggcggcggtggtggtgttggttgcGTCTCGTGTAGCGCAACACGCGGCGTACCGCATTCCTTTTCCAGCAATCTTCAGCTTGCTGTGAAGCGATCCCTAACAGACACTACTACTCGTGAATCAACGACGAAAGCGTTAACTGAAGTatagaaatcacaaaaatgcATATGACAGTTAAATCATCGTTGATTCGTTTATAATGCATGAAGCTCTCATTCGCGTATGCTTCTCCTTACTGCCCCTTCACGGGTTCGATATCATCGATCGATTTCTTTTCGGGTTCGGTTTCGTTCGATTTCTTTTCTAAGGCGCTATCTAATTAGGTCAAATATGCATAGACATAGTGTATTTAGAGAGCTGTGTGCGTGTAGATGGGGATGGTTTATGGtgatttcttctttctttttatatttttttcgtttttttcttccttccataTCTGAATAAGATTACTAATGGCTTCAACCGCTTTGCAACATGCTCGTCCGTATACACATACACGTGTATGTGACACAACAAGAGAGGCGCTCTTCCGCGTGAAGGACTTTCTTCTCCATACTAAGGGGGAAACTAGGGAGGCAAGTGTACGGATAGGAAATTATCGGTGCGATTACGATTTGATATACTTGCTTTGTTTGTAGCGTTTGTGAGCAATGGGTTTCCCTTGTTATTTCGTTTGTGGGTTTGTGGTTTGATGTGGTTTGCTCTGTTCCGGATATACAATCTAAGTATGATGCTCTCTAAGTATCGCAATAGACATTGAAAGCACTGTTCTAGTGAACTAGCAGATTGAAGGCCATCTTTATGCGTGTAAGGCAGGAATATATTTATCCCACgccggaaaacaaaaccacattcGAAATTGAGCAGCGTACAATTCAGCGGATCCCCGGAACGAGACCCAAAAACAAtgaggaaaaaacaacaacaagtttGCATTTATCGGACAAGAGCTTCATCAACACATCAAACACGGGAAGCTGCAGCTGCAAAACCGGGCTCTCCTTCTAGAGGATGATACGGCGCCAttttttgtgagttttttgttttgtttgtttgttgttatcaCGCTTCTAGTAAAGTGTGCCACTTAACGGTGATACATTTTTTGGTAAGATAACAGTAATGTAGCACATGATTGACTAAGATTCACCTGGTTTCAGCAGTTGGATGCACAGTTCATAAGAACGAAAAAAGCTCGCTTATCAGTTCTATGTACACACAGAGTTCAAACATGCAAATGCAGGAATGCAAATAGACACAACTACCGTACCACTCAAACTGGGTGGGGTGAAGGGGGAGTGGGAGAGatggatcctttttttttatttaaacagaCCACGTGTGCCGCCACACGATTTCTAATTTTGCTACTTAATTAATAGCCTATCAGCGGTAATTCCTGCacgcgtttgttttgcttctaaGTACGGGATGTATGGGTGTTGAATTTGATAGCAGGACTACTAGGAGCGGGACACTCTGAGCATTGGAACTGAGAGTGACGTTAGATTATGTATTGGGAATCGAGGAATGAAGGAAGGGAGATGAATGAGGGGATGCGAGAAAATGCTCTTATTTCCTTGCTTATTCCGTGTCCGTCGGCCGGAACCTGAATCACTAAAACtaaattgcacacaaacagTCAGTAACCGATTTTCTAAAGCACCCTGTGTAGCCTTATTATACATCAAGTCGTAACAATTCGCCCTTAACAATCAATGACCAAAAAACCCACTAGGAAAGACGTTTATCAATAATGACCTAAGGTATGACAGTAGTTgtaatagtagtagttgtagtagtagtaatagtagtagtagtaacgCAATCCACACACTAACCGCACATTTGCTGGCAAAACACCGAGACTAGCGAAGGAGTTCTAAaacaaactgactgtcccaccCACGCGGCTACTGTTGCCGGGTGtaggggtttgtgtgtgtgcaagataAATGGAGCAAGAGCAAATAgttagaatgatttttttttgtttaggttTCTTCTTTTGTATGGATCAACTATCTATCGTTTGAAGCAATATGTAACGCTCGATTCGCGAGGAGATTGTtttctcgtttgtttttgttttttcttgtgtttagCTCTTATGTTGGTTTCATGCTTTCATTACTAATGaaggcagtgtgtgtgtgtgtgtgtgtgtgtgtgtgtgtgtgtgtgtgtgtgtgtgtgtgtgtgttcgtttgcttatcattttcatgttttctttgtttttttggtttcataatgcacaagatgtttcgcttttttatggCTCTTCTCCATTAGGGTTACACGCATgggtttgtattgtttttgttttgattataaAATGATTGTGTCTTTCGATTGAATTCGCCTTAAATCAAGTTAGAGGTTCATCAATTTGCGCATTTCACTATGAAGTATATCAAACATCGTtagttgcgtttgtttgtttgcttgcttgctttttgttgtatgAGTTAGTACTCGTTTTCGTTCTGTTATTTTattagtgttttgtttgctcacttcattgtttttgttgttgctggtatTACAAAAAACAGATGTTTTTTCAATGGTACGCCACCGTAATCATCTAGAATcgattaaatttgtttttttttgtttgttttgtttaaacattATGTCGCGTTTTTTAAGGGATGAATTGTGGAAAAGCGTTATCACTAGCACTAGCGTTATTTGTGTactttttctcgctctcatttctctctctctctctctctctctctctctctctctcttccattCATTCAATCTCGATTTCTATTCTTTGTACATGGCGTATTACATATATagcttttgtttgatttcacATTGCCTGTTACCAATCTAACGGCCAATTTTGAAATGGCAGTCCGTCAGCGCGTAAGGTATGTGCAGCAACCCTGCGATGGTACCCcgatttgaattaaaaatttggaaatttcgCCTTTCGATCTTAGTTTTGTTACTCCTCCTTCTTACACCTTAACGCAGTCTAACTAAAGATAGAttaaacatacacaaaagATCAAATGAAAAGATGTAGCGAATGAAAAGGTGCACGAAAACATGGGAAATGAAAACTACTTACAGTTTGGTGCTAACGAAAAGgtacaacaaaatcaaaagaGGAAAACTAAACATACTGGAAAGAAGAACGATCGATTTATTCGCCTCTACCAAGCAGAAGATgctaacaaataaaatacacacacataattCACATAAACTCGTCAAAATAGTAACATGTTTAACTCAAACTTAACAACAAACGGCCATACTACAGATGGGCAGAAAAAatacagggggggggggggggggggggggttgggtgTAACGAAAATACATCGGATTCGATTGAGCATTGATTTTCTGTTCCTACTCTTGGCCGTTGGGTGAACTAAAGGATATGCACGaagggaaaaggaagaaaatataaGCACTTGTTACGGAATGGTGTAGGAAGCAAGTGGAGTTCTTCCCTGTTGTTTTGGCGTTGAAATTTCTTTCCATATGAACAGCCTTTTTGCATGCACAGCCCGGTTGTAGCGTTAgatgcgtgttttttttacgcaTTGACTTCGGTGAATTATATTCATCACAAAAGTGATCGGTTGTGCAAAAGTTTGCAAACTTTAGAATTGAAGAAGAACTGATGGATGTATCTATTTTCCGTGGCCTTCGAAGGCCTTTTCACGTCCCCGTCAGGTTCCTACAACTATTACCGCTCTGTGCACGCTCGATGTAAACTGGCTGCGAATGGTTTTATATACTAGATGGCGCTCTATACCACGTGTTACAATGGATAGTGTATTAGTAGCACCGGTGATGTTCCGAGTAAACAACACCTGCTCAGACTCCGAAATGTATAGCACAGCCGTGCGAAAAACGCTGTTAGTGGTGTACTTTTGTCGTTATTGCTCGCGAAGGTGTGCGAAAAATGTAGACAAGTTTGCGGAAAAATCGCTTGATGTAGAACGCAATCTGGTATATAAAATCAG
This genomic window from Anopheles maculipalpis chromosome 2RL, idAnoMacuDA_375_x, whole genome shotgun sequence contains:
- the LOC126558085 gene encoding uncharacterized protein LOC126558085; the encoded protein is MSAQSNNKELYRRKHSDERTRSFDQTVISDDDDDEESDTLTELSRESLTSSQGRSSIGSIPWAEDAIKQNQNEWERIDRMFYGEEDLPCDAKLREEILEWTSIFPFLRVTGKPITIVESVHAKGNDPFHEEIFMIDPPLPSRTRSSRSGRDRPSKHATKDVECLLSACELDKCLCIKSGQLQRPSNQASAQTKAGRRSGMDVGVSEAIDRMDKPFIKVKPLNSLMVPQVPVVSVGSFGLLISNHCVGTANYHALSGVSRNCSAQSITHNNMDGNADRHSRNVNLQRKLAPLPHRPPQQQQQYQNKPSSKTTIETTILSASATHNRIPPLAKNYKFLVQNSYVAPTLLAEIEQRHHNKLNVVKSATTRYMASSPTKHIFALPALTGIDGLVRHNPVTGVSGLQPTPVKNRAFRSEVIGRSISAAVTQKQNPI